A window from Schistosoma haematobium chromosome 1, whole genome shotgun sequence encodes these proteins:
- a CDS encoding hypothetical protein (EggNog:ENOG410VJ0D~COG:S) has translation MQVSDVLSDFHVHCNWLPCKANTMSSIEVSENVRRRRATVNSSLSLGCHRSTYNRRWNKMRAAFMKKYDFLSFSEFANESTLKEVNREISFNESTSTITPSSSNINQRLSDNSGCTEVNLCSQKIVNRKELMNDFMMYIMSNTSLRIRDADRVLYGLRCLIPDIPKSIRGVLKTCPSVQPKFIGSGVYYHLGLRTSLLRYVELWLCTIDFDSLNLYVNIDVLSMSRSSNQQLWPILGRIIAPFLSTDIGIFRCSVVSHEHTWISVKDINCKCMAINCRNYLVLIPLLHTWL, from the exons ATGCAGGTGAGTGATGTGCTCTCAGATTTCCATGTTCATTGTAACTGGTTACCTTGTAAGGCCAATACTATGAGTTCTATTGAAGTCAGTGAGAATGTTCGTAGACGTAGGGCCACTGTGAACTCGTCACTTTCCCTTGGCTGTCATAGATCCACTTATAACAGAAGGTGGAATAAAATGAGAGCTGCTTTCATGAAAAAATATGACTTTCTTTCGTTCAGTGAGTTTGCTAATGAAAGCACCCTAAAAG AAGTAAATAGAGAAATCAGTTTTAATGAAAGTACTTCAACTATTACACCGTCCTCTAGCAACATCAATCAGAGGCTTTCAGATAATAGTG GATGTACTGAAGTGAACTTGTGCTCTCAAAAAATCGTGAATCGCAAAGAACTGATGAACGACTTTATGATGTATATAATGTCAAATACATCTCTGAGAATAAGAGATGCTGATCGGGTTCTGTACGGTCTACGATGTCTTATCCCGGACATACCGAAAAGCATCAGAGGTGTTCTGAAGACTTGTCCAAGTGTTCAGCCAAAGTTCATCGGCAGTGGGGTTTACTACCATCTAGGATTGAGAACCAGTCTGCTAAGATACGTTGAGCTTTGGTTGTGTACTATTGATTTTGACTCTTTAAATTTGTATGTCAATATAGATGTGCTTTCTATGTCTAGAAGCTCCAATCAACAGTTATGGCCTATACTAGGACGGATCATTGCCCCTTTTCTATCTACTGATATTGGAATCTTTAGGTGCTCCGTAGTTAGCCATGAACACACATGGATCTCGGTTAAGGACATAAATTGTAAATGTATGGCCATCAATTGTAGGAATTATCTAGTTCTAATCCCATTGCTGCATACTTGGCTGTAA